The genomic region CTGTGGTTTCTGCTGAAACCCCCATCCAGCAATGTGAACGACTCTTCGCTGCTGCCGAATATGAAGCTGCCATCGTCCCCTGTACCGAAGCCGCCAAGATGGGAGATCCGGTCTCACAAACCTATTTGGGAGAAGTTTATGATTACGGCCCTGAAAATGTGCAGGATGCTGAAAAAACGGCTCACTGGTGGCGTGTGGCAGCAGATTCAGACTACCTGCCTGCACAAAACCTGCTGGCGCTGAAAAACTATTACGGTGGCACCGTAATGGGTCCCGAGCCTGGTTGGAAACAAGACTATAAAGAGGCCATGCGCTGGTGGCGGATAAGTGCCGAAAAGGGTGTCCCTACATCACAATTCATGCTTGGGGATATGTACCGACACGGCCAAGGCGTCCAAACAGACCTCGTCGAGGCGTATGCCTGGTACAAGCTGGCAAGCCGTTCAGGTTACAAGTTGGCAACAGATATTATCATTGAAACTTCGCGAATGATGACCCCACAACAGAAGAAAGCCGGTATTGATTTATTTGACAAGTACAGGAACCAGTACGTCAATAATGCTGGGGATATCTAGGACACTTCTAATTCTACTTTGTCAGATTCCATCACCCGGCAACCGACTGTTCCAGCGTCTGTTTTCGATATTGGGAGTCGATAGCCGCTTGTCGTTTACGATGCCGTTTCGTCATTTGCCGTAGTATTTCATCGCGTTCAATATCTCGCCGTGGCAGGAAGGCACGCAATAGCGATTCGATGTCTGAACAACTGAGTAAGGGGTGATCATCTTTTTGCACAATTCGCTCTTCGAGCATGAATAACATCGCCATCATGACCAAGGCCATATGGTGATGCCAGGATTTCCATTTACGGGCCTGATAATCAGCAAGACCTGATTCACTCTTACCATCCTGGAACGAACGCTCAACCCAGAACCGCTGCGCCTGCATCTTTGCAAGACAATGGGATGGCGTTTCTTCCGGTGCATTCGACAAGGTGTATTTAATCGTCTCCGGTGAATTGACCTCTCGTCGTACAATCAGGTGCCATTGATGTGCCTGGGCTTCTTTTCCATCCCAAAGCCAAACCCGATGATGCAGGATCTCGACGCGCAGTTTGCCCTTGCTGCTATCCCGTAATACCACTTGCTGCCACTCGCTGTCCCGTTGCTCATTGAGCCACTGGTCAACGCGCAGACGGGCTGCCTGGGCTTGCAGACGACTTCGACGACGACCGCGCGTTGTCGTGCTCTCCGGTATGAACGGCTGTGGATCTTCCAGGTAGACCTGTTGGTCTTTGTGGATGTCCACCACAAAGGTTTCACCCATCGCCTCCAAACCCCTCAGAAAAGCCGGATCCTTCCCGTATCCCCCATCTGCACCCACCCAGGCAAAACGCAGGCCAAGCGTCCTCTGATGACGCACCATCTCCAGCGCCAACTCTGACTTGCTTTGATGTTTCCGTTCAACTTCCGGGATACCCGCCTTGCGACAGCGAGCCGGGTTCGATACCCACTCTTTGGGTAGATAGAGACGTTCATCTATCAGCGTGGACAAGTGCCCTTTACCCAGTGCTGCGAATACACCAACCTGGCAGTTATCCACCTTGCCCTGGCGGCCATTCCATTGGCGTTTAACCCCCACTGAATGTTTACCCTTCTTGGCAAGGCCACTCTCATCGAGCAACAGACAGGTATCCGCGGTTCCACCCAGCCATTGATCGGCTTCCAGCGCCACTTGGTCTAACACCGCACGATGATCCCACGGGGACTCGGTGAGCATATGCTGGAGACGCTGATCATCTGCGCCTGCAACCACCTCTTCCATGCGTTCCATGTTCTTTCTCTGCGCTTGCATCAGGCCTTTGAGATAGTGTGTGACCGGTTGAAACACCGACCTCGTCTTGCTTCGAAAATGGGATTCAAAGCGGTACTGGAAACGTTGGAATCGCTCCGCTATGCGATCGATTCTACTTATGCGCGTATCAGGTAATTCAAATGACCTTGGTGCTTGTCATTTGATGCTCTTCCTTACGATGATTGCCAAGAAATTCACAGCATATATTTTATATTATTCAGTGAGTTACTTATAGATCTAATCTGACAAAGTAGAACTAAGGAATCTCTGATTAATCCGGTCTCTGTCATCTCGACCGCAGGGAGAGATCTCAAACTACGGAGTTATCAAAGGCTTACGTAGGTTGAGATTTCTCGCGATGCTCGAAATGACAATTATTCAGGGGTTCCCTAAGTTAATTGTCATTTCTGTCCTTTGGTTTGAGATATCTTCCTAGAAAAACAGATTGAATAATCATGGGCAGATACCGTCCCCCCGCTCCACCAAAGTCCCCTTATATCACCGCGCATGGCTACAGACGCCTCGAAGAGGAAGAGCGCGCCCTGTGGCTACGCCGTAGAGATGTCACAAAAGCGCTGAGTGCTGCCGCTGCTGAAGGTGACCGCTCAGAAAATGCGGAATACATCTACCGCAAAAAAGAGCTGCGCGGGATAGACTGGCGAATCCGCTATCTGCAAAAAAGACTGCCTTCGCTAAAGATTGTCGATCAGGGACCAACCAACCCGCAGCAGGTCTTTTTTGCCGCCTGGGTGACCCTGGAGGACTCAACGAGAGAGACGTCGCGATACCGTATCGTCGGGCCAGACGAGATCGATTTTGAAGCGGGTTATATAAGCATGGACTCCCCTCTCGCCCGCGCCCTGATGAAAAAGAACCTGGATGATGAGGTAGAGGTGAATACCCCTGGCGGGAAGGATATCTACTGGATCACAGAGATAGAATATTTGTAGACGACCCGCCGGTCAGTCCCAGATCAGTGGCGGCTCATCCAATAAAGCCGCCTGTTCCCGCAACATCAGGATATGCTCTTCCCAATAGCGGTCGGTATCGAACCAGGGAAAAGCCGCAGGAAAGGCAGGGTCGTCCCAGCGAGAGGCGATCCAGGCGGCATAGTGAATCAAACGCATTGTCCTGAGACCTTCAATCAAATGCAGCTCGGCAGGGTTGAAATCGAAGAACTGAGTATAGCCCTCCAGAAGATCCGCCAGCCTGGCAGTCATATAGGCCCGGTCACCGGAGAGAAACATCCAAAGATCCTGTATCGCCGGTCCTGTGCGGGCATCATCAAAATCCACAATATGGGCGCTTCCTTCATTCCAGAGGATGTTACCGGGATGGCAATCTCCATGTAGTCTCAAGGTCCTGATTTCACCTGCCCGTTCAAAACTCCCCCCGATCTGTTTGACCAGATCTGCAGTGAGGGTCTGATAGGCGGCCGTCAGATGCGCCGGAATAAACCCCTTCTCCAGGAGAAACGCCCGCGGCTTGACGGCATAACTCTCGATATCAATTTTCGGCCGGTGAGAAAATGAACCTGTAGCGCCAAAAGCGTGAATTCGGCCGACGAAACGCCCCAACTGCTCCAGATGATCAGGGTTGTCGAGTTCAGGTGCATGCCCACCCCGGGAAGGGTAGAGGGCGAATCGATAGGAACCCTGCCGATGCAGACTTTCACCATTGCAATCCACGATAGGGGCAATGACCGGGATCTCCTGATCTGCCAGCAACTGAGTAAACTGATGCTCCTCCAGAATCGCCTCGTCCGACCAGCGATTAGGCCGGTAGAACTTGGCAACAATCGGAACACTGTCCTCAACGCCGACCTGGTAGACGCGGTTTTCGTAGCTGTTCAGCGCCAGAAACCTGCCGTCGCAGTCGACGCCAGTTGCCTCGATCGCATCCAGCATCCTGTCAGGCGTCAGCGCGGCATATACTTGTATATCAGCAGAGGGGTCGTTCACATTCCCGGTCATCCAATCTTATAAAAACGCGTGCAGTTTAGCAGAACAGGGCGGCACGGCACTTTACAGTGGTAGAATGATCAATGAATCGAAGCGATCTATTTCTGGCATTGCACTGAGTTTCTTGATTTAGACCACATTTTCATCCGAGACCTTTCATGTTGAAAATCTCCCACCAAGTCAGCATCCCCGATGACGAGATCGAATTTGTGGCGATACGCGCGCAAGGTGCCGGCGGACAGAATGTCAACAAGGTATCCAGCGCCATCCATCTGCGTTTCGACATCCAGGCCTCTTCCCTGCCCGATTTCTATAAACATCGTTTGCTCTTGCTCTCAGATCACCGCATCAACAAAGAGGGCATCATCGTCATCAAGGCCCAACAGTTCAGGAGCCAGGAAAAAAACCGGACAGCCGCTCTGGAGCGTCTGCAGGAACTGCTCAAGAGCGTCACCGTCACCCGCAAGAAACGCGTCAAAACCAAGCCTAGTCGAAGCTCGCAACGAAAAAGACTGGATCGGAAAAACAAACACGGCCAGAAAAAGGCCCTGCGGGGAAAAGTACACGATGGCTCTTAAAGCGACTATCTTCAAGGCCACGCTGCAGATTGCGGATATGGACAGAAACTACTATCAGGAACACCTACTCACCGTTGCCCGCCACCCGTCAGAAACAGACGAGCGCATG from Gammaproteobacteria bacterium (ex Lamellibrachia satsuma) harbors:
- a CDS encoding sel1 repeat family protein codes for the protein MYKNTVCILLPLLLPTVVSAETPIQQCERLFAAAEYEAAIVPCTEAAKMGDPVSQTYLGEVYDYGPENVQDAEKTAHWWRVAADSDYLPAQNLLALKNYYGGTVMGPEPGWKQDYKEAMRWWRISAEKGVPTSQFMLGDMYRHGQGVQTDLVEAYAWYKLASRSGYKLATDIIIETSRMMTPQQKKAGIDLFDKYRNQYVNNAGDI
- a CDS encoding IS701 family transposase; this translates as MQAQRKNMERMEEVVAGADDQRLQHMLTESPWDHRAVLDQVALEADQWLGGTADTCLLLDESGLAKKGKHSVGVKRQWNGRQGKVDNCQVGVFAALGKGHLSTLIDERLYLPKEWVSNPARCRKAGIPEVERKHQSKSELALEMVRHQRTLGLRFAWVGADGGYGKDPAFLRGLEAMGETFVVDIHKDQQVYLEDPQPFIPESTTTRGRRRSRLQAQAARLRVDQWLNEQRDSEWQQVVLRDSSKGKLRVEILHHRVWLWDGKEAQAHQWHLIVRREVNSPETIKYTLSNAPEETPSHCLAKMQAQRFWVERSFQDGKSESGLADYQARKWKSWHHHMALVMMAMLFMLEERIVQKDDHPLLSCSDIESLLRAFLPRRDIERDEILRQMTKRHRKRQAAIDSQYRKQTLEQSVAG
- the greB gene encoding transcription elongation factor GreB gives rise to the protein MGRYRPPAPPKSPYITAHGYRRLEEEERALWLRRRDVTKALSAAAAEGDRSENAEYIYRKKELRGIDWRIRYLQKRLPSLKIVDQGPTNPQQVFFAAWVTLEDSTRETSRYRIVGPDEIDFEAGYISMDSPLARALMKKNLDDEVEVNTPGGKDIYWITEIEYL
- a CDS encoding serine/threonine protein kinase produces the protein MTGNVNDPSADIQVYAALTPDRMLDAIEATGVDCDGRFLALNSYENRVYQVGVEDSVPIVAKFYRPNRWSDEAILEEHQFTQLLADQEIPVIAPIVDCNGESLHRQGSYRFALYPSRGGHAPELDNPDHLEQLGRFVGRIHAFGATGSFSHRPKIDIESYAVKPRAFLLEKGFIPAHLTAAYQTLTADLVKQIGGSFERAGEIRTLRLHGDCHPGNILWNEGSAHIVDFDDARTGPAIQDLWMFLSGDRAYMTARLADLLEGYTQFFDFNPAELHLIEGLRTMRLIHYAAWIASRWDDPAFPAAFPWFDTDRYWEEHILMLREQAALLDEPPLIWD
- the arfB gene encoding aminoacyl-tRNA hydrolase, whose amino-acid sequence is MLKISHQVSIPDDEIEFVAIRAQGAGGQNVNKVSSAIHLRFDIQASSLPDFYKHRLLLLSDHRINKEGIIVIKAQQFRSQEKNRTAALERLQELLKSVTVTRKKRVKTKPSRSSQRKRLDRKNKHGQKKALRGKVHDGS